Proteins encoded within one genomic window of Candidatus Baltobacteraceae bacterium:
- a CDS encoding LuxR C-terminal-related transcriptional regulator, which produces MAATHADTRGADEPLRRLAAGVFAADGRDHRLAAVADLSVQGCRTVADAVAWCSGIEGGAQSHDYLTAAVVLAWSGDREAVYDLLREAHDRALYERRFHFAVAARERLAHHAVLFGDTSYARTALDESLIMAASYELIDWRTYCSSRLAALAVNTDDYVAAGDAVSVAAGLPRDAETLALFAPTAIRLALRNNDTVQCERWSSPEILALAFTASDPRIVVAAATSSLLAAGTAAPLQSSSARALRRALLAIDTPSSHVEFLTLAARAGDAEEARVATSMLRATFAPQRRYLEAHYRLARAYQLLRGDDRSAAIDSAGDAARAFDAMSMRHWANEAMLLLVRHDELTERPLRRRPSAVSLTRREQQVAHLIRRGASNREVAHTLQISEHTVERHVSSILSRLGLRSRWQIVDVRISGAEH; this is translated from the coding sequence GTGGCGGCGACGCATGCCGACACGCGCGGCGCAGACGAACCGCTTCGTCGCCTGGCGGCCGGCGTTTTCGCAGCGGACGGGCGCGATCACCGTCTCGCGGCGGTTGCCGATCTCAGCGTGCAGGGATGCCGTACGGTAGCCGACGCGGTCGCGTGGTGTTCGGGCATCGAAGGCGGCGCGCAAAGTCACGACTACCTGACGGCCGCCGTCGTGCTCGCGTGGTCCGGCGATCGCGAAGCCGTCTACGACCTGTTGCGCGAGGCGCACGACCGGGCACTCTACGAGCGGCGGTTTCACTTCGCCGTCGCCGCGCGCGAGCGGCTGGCGCACCACGCCGTCCTCTTCGGCGACACCTCGTATGCGCGTACCGCGCTCGACGAGTCGCTCATCATGGCCGCATCGTACGAGTTGATCGACTGGCGAACGTACTGCAGCTCCCGCCTGGCGGCACTTGCCGTCAATACCGACGACTACGTCGCAGCCGGCGATGCGGTGAGCGTCGCCGCGGGCCTTCCACGCGACGCTGAAACGCTCGCCCTTTTTGCACCGACGGCGATCCGCTTGGCCCTGCGCAACAACGATACCGTCCAATGCGAACGGTGGTCGTCGCCGGAGATTTTGGCGCTCGCCTTCACCGCCAGCGATCCTCGCATCGTAGTCGCCGCCGCCACGTCCTCGCTTCTCGCCGCGGGAACGGCGGCGCCGTTGCAGTCTTCTTCTGCGCGTGCGCTGCGGCGTGCGCTGCTCGCGATCGACACGCCCTCGAGCCACGTGGAGTTTTTGACTCTGGCCGCACGCGCCGGCGACGCCGAAGAAGCGCGCGTCGCTACGTCGATGCTGCGCGCGACGTTCGCGCCCCAACGCCGGTACCTCGAAGCGCACTACCGGCTCGCGCGCGCATACCAGCTACTCCGCGGTGACGACCGGTCCGCCGCGATCGATTCGGCCGGCGACGCCGCTCGCGCGTTCGACGCGATGAGCATGCGACACTGGGCCAACGAAGCGATGCTATTACTGGTCCGCCACGACGAGTTGACGGAGCGCCCGCTGCGACGGCGGCCGAGTGCGGTTTCGCTCACGCGCCGCGAACAGCAAGTCGCACACCTCATCCGGCGCGGCGCTTCGAACCGCGAGGTCGCCCACACGCTGCAGATCAGCGAGCACACCGTGGAGCGCCACGTGAGCTCGATCCTTTCCCGGTTGGGTCTGCGCTCGCGATGGCAGATCGTGGACGTGCGAATCTCGGGCGCCGAACATTAA
- a CDS encoding thiamine pyrophosphate-requiring protein, protein MNTSAFLLQRLVDWKVSRIYGYPGDGINGLLAALEKFEDKIEFIQVRHEEMAAFMACAHAKFTGEIGVCMATSGPGAIHLLNGLYDAKMDHMPVVAIVGQAATMALGGSYQQEVDLQTLFKDVSEYNATITSPMATRHIVDRAFRVAMGLRGVATVIFPKDLQEEDYTEPPRKHNTLHSGVGYSKPEVVPRAVDLQDAAEILNGASKVAILIGAGARKAADDVIDVADALQACCAKALLGKDVLPDDLPWVTGTIGLLGTRPSSDIMNQCDALLMIGTNFPYSEFLPKDGSVPAVQIDIDPRYLGLRYPVDCNLEGDAGDTLRALLPYLQPKTDTSWRESIAKNKAEWYKIEADRAQIAAEPINPQLLFHSLNQRLPDRAIVTGDAGTPTNWMARHLMVRRGMKMSLSGNLATMGSAVPYAIAAKFAYPDRCVISLPGDGAMQMNGINELITVFQHWKKWSDPRLIFLVLNNADLNQVTWEQRILSGSPRNMETQPLPDFAYARFGESLGFLGIRIDQPEDVDAAWDRALSADRPVVFEAMVDGNVATLPPHISREQAIHFFQSIRKGDPNAAGAVKESIKQIISGIVPHREKA, encoded by the coding sequence GTGAACACCAGTGCATTCTTGCTGCAGCGCTTGGTCGATTGGAAGGTCAGCCGGATTTACGGTTACCCCGGTGACGGAATCAACGGTTTGCTGGCTGCGCTCGAAAAGTTCGAGGACAAGATCGAGTTCATTCAAGTGCGTCACGAGGAAATGGCGGCGTTCATGGCCTGCGCGCACGCGAAGTTTACCGGAGAGATCGGCGTGTGTATGGCCACCTCCGGACCGGGCGCGATTCACCTACTCAACGGTCTCTACGATGCGAAGATGGATCACATGCCGGTCGTCGCTATCGTGGGTCAAGCAGCGACGATGGCGCTGGGCGGATCGTACCAGCAAGAGGTCGACCTGCAAACGCTCTTCAAAGACGTGAGCGAGTACAACGCCACCATTACCAGCCCGATGGCGACGCGCCACATCGTCGATCGCGCGTTCCGCGTTGCAATGGGATTGCGCGGCGTGGCAACCGTTATCTTTCCGAAGGATCTGCAGGAGGAAGACTACACCGAGCCGCCGCGCAAGCACAATACGCTGCACAGCGGCGTCGGCTACAGTAAGCCTGAAGTCGTCCCGCGCGCCGTCGATCTACAGGATGCCGCCGAGATTCTCAACGGGGCTTCGAAGGTCGCCATACTGATCGGCGCCGGCGCGCGCAAAGCGGCCGACGACGTTATCGACGTAGCCGACGCGCTCCAAGCGTGCTGCGCCAAAGCGCTGCTTGGAAAAGACGTGCTCCCCGACGATCTGCCCTGGGTGACCGGCACCATCGGTCTTCTGGGGACGCGGCCGAGCTCCGACATCATGAACCAGTGCGACGCGCTGCTCATGATCGGAACGAACTTCCCGTACTCCGAGTTTCTGCCGAAGGACGGCTCCGTACCGGCGGTACAGATCGACATCGATCCTCGCTATTTGGGTTTACGTTACCCCGTGGATTGCAACCTGGAAGGCGACGCCGGCGACACGCTGCGCGCGCTGCTGCCATACCTGCAGCCCAAAACCGACACGTCCTGGCGCGAGAGCATCGCCAAGAACAAGGCAGAGTGGTATAAGATTGAAGCGGATCGCGCGCAGATCGCCGCCGAGCCGATCAATCCGCAACTGCTCTTCCACTCGCTCAATCAGCGTCTGCCGGATCGCGCAATCGTCACCGGCGACGCAGGCACGCCGACCAACTGGATGGCGCGCCACCTGATGGTGCGCCGCGGCATGAAAATGTCGCTTTCGGGAAATCTCGCGACGATGGGCTCGGCGGTACCTTATGCCATCGCCGCGAAGTTCGCCTATCCCGATCGCTGCGTCATCTCACTTCCGGGCGACGGTGCGATGCAAATGAACGGCATCAACGAACTCATCACCGTTTTCCAGCATTGGAAAAAGTGGAGCGACCCGCGCTTGATCTTCCTCGTGCTCAACAATGCCGATCTCAATCAGGTCACGTGGGAGCAGCGAATCCTTTCCGGCTCGCCGCGCAACATGGAGACGCAGCCGCTGCCCGACTTCGCCTACGCCCGGTTCGGCGAATCGCTGGGTTTTTTGGGGATTCGCATCGACCAACCGGAGGACGTCGACGCCGCGTGGGATCGCGCGCTCAGTGCCGACCGGCCCGTGGTCTTCGAAGCGATGGTCGACGGCAACGTTGCCACCTTGCCGCCCCATATCTCACGCGAACAGGCCATTCACTTCTTCCAGTCGATCCGCAAAGGCGATCCGAACGCCGCTGGCGCCGTGAAGGAGTCGATCAAGCAGATCATCTCCGGAATAGTGCCGCACCGCGAGAAAGCATAA
- a CDS encoding SDR family oxidoreductase: protein MENTILPSQTQARQPGLQSAMSPQPRSDREEHPRSDRFIDRVFVVSGGDSGIGRAVAVGAAKEGADVAILYLDEHGDAETTGHGVKEYGGEFVSIAGDVGDEAFCRSAIDRIYQQFQRIDVLVNNAGEQHVKEDIALVDEAQLERTFRTNIFSHFFLTKAALPHMREGSAIVNTASATAFHGSPHLLDYSSTKGAIVAFTRSLSSSVVKRGIRVNAVAPGPIWTPLIPASYDDKRIAEFGKDTPMGRPGQPDEVASAILFLASNEASYISGEVLHVNGGDVGNT from the coding sequence ATGGAGAACACGATTCTTCCGAGCCAAACGCAGGCTCGCCAGCCCGGCCTGCAATCGGCAATGTCGCCGCAGCCGCGCAGCGATCGCGAAGAACATCCGCGCAGCGACCGCTTCATCGACCGCGTGTTCGTGGTTTCCGGCGGCGATAGCGGCATCGGCCGAGCGGTCGCCGTCGGTGCTGCCAAAGAGGGCGCCGACGTCGCGATTCTCTATCTGGACGAGCACGGCGACGCGGAGACGACCGGTCACGGCGTCAAGGAATACGGCGGCGAGTTCGTCAGCATTGCCGGCGACGTCGGAGACGAAGCGTTTTGCCGATCGGCGATCGATCGGATTTACCAGCAGTTCCAACGTATCGACGTTCTGGTCAATAACGCCGGCGAGCAGCACGTTAAAGAGGATATCGCGCTCGTTGACGAAGCGCAGCTCGAGCGAACGTTTCGCACGAACATCTTCTCGCATTTTTTCCTGACGAAAGCCGCGTTGCCGCACATGCGCGAAGGCAGTGCGATCGTCAACACCGCCTCCGCGACGGCATTCCACGGCAGTCCGCACCTGCTCGACTATTCGTCGACCAAAGGCGCGATTGTAGCGTTTACGCGTTCGCTCTCCAGTTCCGTCGTCAAGCGCGGCATTCGCGTCAACGCGGTCGCCCCCGGGCCGATTTGGACGCCGCTGATTCCCGCGTCGTACGACGACAAGCGTATCGCGGAGTTCGGTAAGGATACGCCGATGGGGCGCCCCGGTCAGCCCGATGAGGTCGCCTCAGCGATCCTCTTCCTGGCTTCCAACGAGGCATCGTACATTTCCGGTGAGGTTCTCCACGTCAACGGCGGCGACGTGGGCAATACGTGA
- a CDS encoding DUF4337 domain-containing protein, producing the protein MPGHLEVDTKELQEAISEAREERRELQLERKRAGWLDYVGLTTALLAVFAAIAAVQATSLVNEGMISQIKASDTWAEFQASREKYHLYAVALDGMLDTQGVVSPRVTSRAKQYRAKIADEIGKQLERSAAARRLERESAEQLYKQHYFEYSVGLIQVAIALSAIAALSKVKPVWYVGLLAGAGGIALFVEGFLA; encoded by the coding sequence ATGCCCGGGCACCTTGAGGTCGATACGAAGGAGCTCCAGGAGGCTATTTCTGAGGCGCGCGAAGAGCGCCGCGAACTCCAACTCGAACGCAAGCGCGCGGGGTGGCTCGACTACGTTGGGCTGACCACTGCGCTGCTTGCGGTGTTTGCCGCGATAGCGGCGGTACAAGCGACGTCACTCGTTAACGAAGGGATGATTAGCCAAATTAAGGCCTCCGACACGTGGGCAGAGTTTCAAGCGTCGCGCGAAAAATATCATCTCTACGCGGTGGCCCTCGACGGAATGCTCGATACCCAAGGCGTTGTTTCCCCACGCGTGACGTCTCGCGCGAAGCAGTATCGCGCCAAGATTGCCGACGAAATAGGAAAACAACTCGAGCGTTCGGCCGCAGCGCGACGGCTCGAACGCGAATCCGCGGAGCAGCTTTACAAGCAGCACTATTTCGAATATTCGGTCGGGCTCATTCAGGTCGCAATTGCGCTGAGCGCGATTGCCGCCCTGTCGAAAGTCAAACCCGTGTGGTACGTCGGGTTGCTGGCCGGTGCCGGCGGCATCGCGCTCTTCGTCGAGGGATTCCTCGCCTAG
- a CDS encoding cysteine desulfurase-like protein produces the protein MQVESFPIAAVRRAFPALSLRDGDAARVYLDNPAGTQVPASVADAIARCLLETNANLGGYFTTSVAAGAIVADGYRAAADLVGAASEREILVGPSMTALTFTLSRSLAHAIEPGDEIVVTKMDHDGNIAPWLAIAQERGAIVRWVPFDRSTWRIEPAALAQTLSSKTRIVALNHASNLTGSINDVAALCKLVREAGAISYVDSVQYAPHGFVDVAALGCDFLACSAYKFFGPHVGIVWGREELLQRLHPYKVRPQVDELPAKFETGTPQIELYSGLTATVEYLAWLGTQNGAAGDRRSRIRAAFEASIAWEARLARRLIDGLQRYDGVAVCGLTDPSDGRSRVPTVSFTHDRVASAEIAKALARVNVFVWSGHNFALEVVRSLGIAEDDGVVRIGAAHYNTLEEIDTALEALKGAIG, from the coding sequence ATGCAGGTAGAATCGTTTCCTATTGCTGCCGTCCGGCGAGCGTTTCCGGCCCTGTCGCTGCGCGACGGGGACGCAGCGCGCGTCTACCTGGACAACCCGGCCGGAACGCAGGTTCCCGCTTCGGTCGCCGATGCGATTGCCCGTTGCTTGCTGGAGACCAACGCCAATCTCGGCGGCTACTTCACAACGAGCGTCGCCGCCGGCGCAATCGTCGCCGACGGGTACCGCGCCGCGGCGGATCTCGTCGGAGCGGCTTCCGAGCGCGAAATCCTCGTCGGTCCCAGCATGACCGCGTTGACGTTTACGCTCTCGCGCAGTCTCGCGCACGCAATCGAGCCCGGCGACGAGATCGTCGTGACGAAGATGGACCACGACGGCAACATCGCGCCGTGGCTGGCGATCGCGCAGGAGCGTGGCGCGATCGTGCGTTGGGTGCCGTTCGACCGTTCGACGTGGCGCATCGAGCCCGCAGCGCTCGCGCAAACGTTATCGTCCAAGACCCGCATCGTTGCTTTGAATCACGCCAGCAACTTGACCGGTTCGATCAACGACGTGGCGGCGTTGTGTAAGCTGGTTCGAGAAGCGGGGGCGATCAGTTACGTCGACTCCGTGCAGTACGCGCCCCACGGATTCGTCGACGTGGCGGCGTTGGGCTGCGATTTCCTGGCCTGCTCGGCCTACAAGTTCTTCGGTCCCCACGTGGGAATCGTGTGGGGACGCGAGGAGCTGCTCCAACGGCTACACCCTTATAAGGTACGGCCGCAGGTCGACGAACTGCCCGCGAAGTTCGAGACCGGTACGCCGCAAATCGAGCTTTACTCCGGACTGACCGCGACCGTCGAATACCTCGCCTGGCTTGGAACGCAAAATGGCGCCGCGGGCGACCGGCGCAGCCGCATTCGCGCGGCCTTTGAGGCGAGTATCGCGTGGGAAGCACGGCTTGCGCGCCGGCTGATCGACGGACTGCAGCGTTACGACGGCGTCGCGGTCTGTGGTTTGACGGATCCGTCCGACGGGCGTTCTCGCGTGCCGACGGTTTCGTTTACGCACGACCGCGTCGCCTCGGCCGAGATCGCGAAAGCGCTCGCCCGCGTGAACGTGTTCGTATGGTCGGGGCACAACTTCGCGTTAGAGGTCGTGCGCAGTCTTGGCATCGCGGAGGATGACGGCGTCGTTCGCATCGGCGCCGCGCACTACAATACACTCGAAGAGATCGATACCGCGCTCGAAGCGCTCAAAGGAGCCATCGGATGA
- a CDS encoding GDSL-type esterase/lipase family protein, with translation MQAQQTAQAPLRVLPLGDSITAGIVAGGHPGTGGYRTLLERLLAQLPRKAVLVGSRDDMSPEMTDPWHDGWPGYVIRSTSPGAPGELYGGLAKGVVAETHPDIVLLMVGTNDFLRYEATHGTYSVDEMVHSMDMLLTDIYSAAPKTHVIVGAIVDSPKVDACYVERFDTGHSSCDTGSHPSLAGLVGQYAARGYAISYASGLLHAVARDTEHFPDGIHPVDGPQGYDAIARIWFDSIQGVLHDTDQVASGNKK, from the coding sequence TTGCAAGCCCAACAAACGGCACAAGCGCCGCTGCGCGTGCTCCCGCTGGGCGACTCCATTACCGCCGGAATCGTTGCCGGCGGACATCCCGGTACGGGCGGTTATCGGACGCTGCTGGAACGCTTGCTGGCACAGCTGCCGCGCAAGGCCGTTCTGGTCGGTTCGCGCGACGACATGTCGCCGGAGATGACCGATCCGTGGCACGACGGATGGCCCGGCTACGTGATCCGCAGTACGAGTCCCGGTGCGCCGGGTGAACTGTACGGCGGCCTCGCCAAAGGCGTCGTCGCAGAGACTCATCCCGACATCGTGCTGCTGATGGTAGGAACGAACGACTTCCTTCGCTACGAAGCGACGCATGGAACGTACTCCGTCGACGAGATGGTACACAGCATGGACATGCTGTTGACCGATATTTACTCTGCCGCGCCCAAGACGCACGTGATCGTCGGCGCGATCGTCGACAGCCCCAAGGTCGATGCCTGTTACGTGGAGCGCTTCGATACCGGGCACAGCAGCTGCGATACGGGCTCGCACCCCAGCCTCGCCGGTTTGGTCGGGCAATACGCCGCGCGCGGCTACGCGATCTCCTACGCGAGCGGATTGCTCCACGCCGTTGCGCGGGATACCGAACACTTCCCCGACGGTATCCATCCGGTCGACGGGCCCCAAGGGTACGACGCCATCGCCCGCATCTGGTTCGACTCGATCCAAGGCGTGCTGCACGACACCGACCAAGTAGCGTCGGGCAATAAGAAATAG
- a CDS encoding acyltransferase — MERHLDAIDGLRGIAIALVVAYHSWLVYGFSAGVVSQGGFLGVELFFALSGFCMFYPFARSRFTGHAAPSWGSYAYRRAIKILPSYLLALTVFALAYSHRDGLQQTAYAYAAHLLFVHPFLPHEFQAISGPLWTIGVEVQFYLIFPALCGLFMRRPLYGALLVAGFSAAYRGFVVITHTDPGFFISNQVFAFLDLFAAGMLAAYVVAWAQTRPRTVALPAIATAGAVAAIACGIAGMIAFTHSSAMNDNGDFFLWQMHWRLGIAALLFVLVAATTLSLPAIRRVIANPVTGFLAIISYNLYLWHLEVLSLAQHVSLPLPVALLCALAVAALVTYAVERPLMGGRRHPAPARQQSVQTA, encoded by the coding sequence ATGGAGCGGCATCTCGACGCAATCGACGGCCTGCGGGGCATCGCTATCGCCCTGGTCGTTGCGTATCACTCGTGGCTGGTCTACGGCTTCAGTGCAGGCGTCGTTTCCCAGGGGGGCTTCCTGGGGGTCGAGCTCTTCTTCGCGTTGAGCGGTTTTTGCATGTTCTATCCGTTCGCGCGCTCGCGGTTCACGGGCCACGCTGCGCCGTCGTGGGGCTCCTACGCATACCGGCGTGCGATCAAGATTCTTCCGTCGTATCTTCTTGCGCTAACGGTCTTCGCACTCGCGTATTCGCATCGCGACGGTCTCCAGCAAACGGCGTACGCATACGCGGCGCACCTGCTCTTCGTCCACCCGTTTCTGCCCCACGAGTTTCAAGCGATCAGCGGACCGCTGTGGACGATCGGCGTCGAGGTGCAGTTCTACCTCATCTTCCCGGCTCTGTGCGGCCTATTTATGCGCCGCCCGCTCTACGGCGCGCTGCTCGTCGCGGGCTTCTCCGCCGCGTATCGCGGCTTCGTCGTAATCACCCACACCGACCCGGGGTTTTTCATCAGCAATCAAGTCTTCGCGTTCCTCGATCTCTTTGCCGCGGGCATGCTGGCCGCGTACGTGGTCGCGTGGGCGCAGACGCGTCCGCGAACTGTCGCACTTCCGGCCATCGCAACCGCCGGAGCCGTGGCCGCAATCGCCTGCGGCATCGCCGGGATGATCGCATTCACACATTCGAGCGCGATGAACGACAACGGCGATTTCTTCTTGTGGCAGATGCACTGGCGCCTCGGCATCGCCGCACTCCTGTTCGTGCTCGTCGCGGCGACGACGCTTTCGCTGCCGGCGATCCGGCGCGTCATCGCCAATCCCGTGACGGGTTTCCTTGCGATCATTTCGTACAATCTGTATCTGTGGCACCTGGAGGTTCTGTCGCTCGCGCAGCACGTCTCGCTGCCCTTGCCCGTCGCCCTGCTATGCGCGCTCGCGGTTGCCGCGCTGGTGACCTATGCGGTGGAACGCCCGCTGATGGGCGGACGCCGGCATCCCGCGCCCGCTCGGCAGCAATCCGTGCAGACGGCTTGA
- a CDS encoding alkaline phosphatase family protein has protein sequence MRSRISASVLAALCLAMSGCGAQPPAALPLPNASAQVAFARGPGRYIKHIVIAVQENRSFDNVFDGFPGADTLPYGYMSNGTKQTLTPIPFEVHDMDHGFAAGVMDWNNGKMNQFDLNGTSAGHTIGAFAYSHLERSAVKPYWAIAKRYVLADRMFPTMFGPSFTAHLTLVAGNADLNPSQSEVDFPTQSPWGCDAPSNTTTATVNTQRAISYGGPKPCFTQFHTMADTLDAAGVSWKYYAPVIGGGDSGDLWSSFDAISSVRYGADWSKVVSPPGQILVDAARGNLANVSWVVPDFDWSDHPYSGSPYGPSWIASLVNTIGKSPEWSSTAIVIVWDDWGGFYDNVPPPQKDFRGLGIRVGCLIVSPYVRPHVSHTEYEFGSILKFVEETFGLPKLGPQSGGYTDRRANSIADSFDFSMRPRAFKKIPAPYPPSFFITRKPSLRAPDDE, from the coding sequence GTGCGGTCCAGGATTTCCGCGAGCGTTCTTGCGGCTCTTTGCTTAGCGATGTCGGGGTGCGGGGCGCAGCCGCCGGCCGCACTACCGTTGCCCAATGCGTCCGCACAGGTAGCTTTCGCGCGCGGCCCGGGGCGATACATCAAACATATCGTCATCGCCGTACAGGAAAACCGCAGTTTCGATAACGTCTTCGACGGTTTTCCGGGAGCCGATACGCTGCCCTACGGCTACATGTCGAACGGAACGAAGCAGACGCTTACGCCGATTCCTTTCGAAGTCCACGACATGGATCACGGGTTCGCCGCGGGCGTCATGGATTGGAATAATGGCAAGATGAACCAGTTCGACTTGAACGGGACGTCGGCCGGACATACCATCGGTGCGTTTGCGTATTCGCATCTCGAGCGCAGCGCGGTCAAACCGTATTGGGCGATTGCCAAGCGCTACGTTCTGGCCGATCGCATGTTTCCGACGATGTTCGGGCCGAGCTTTACCGCGCATTTGACGCTGGTTGCCGGCAATGCAGATTTGAATCCTAGCCAGTCCGAAGTCGACTTTCCTACGCAATCGCCGTGGGGATGCGACGCGCCGTCGAACACCACCACGGCGACGGTCAACACGCAGCGCGCGATCTCCTACGGCGGACCGAAGCCGTGCTTTACGCAGTTTCACACGATGGCCGACACGCTCGACGCAGCGGGCGTATCGTGGAAGTATTACGCGCCCGTCATCGGCGGCGGCGACTCGGGCGACCTCTGGTCGTCGTTCGATGCAATATCGTCCGTGCGCTACGGGGCCGATTGGTCGAAGGTCGTCTCGCCTCCGGGGCAGATTCTCGTCGACGCGGCGCGCGGCAACCTCGCAAACGTTTCGTGGGTCGTGCCCGACTTCGACTGGTCGGATCATCCGTATTCGGGGTCGCCGTACGGACCGTCGTGGATCGCTTCCCTCGTCAACACAATCGGCAAGTCGCCGGAATGGAGTTCGACGGCGATCGTTATCGTGTGGGACGACTGGGGCGGCTTTTACGACAATGTGCCGCCCCCTCAAAAGGACTTTCGCGGGCTCGGGATTCGCGTGGGTTGTCTCATCGTTTCGCCGTACGTGCGCCCGCACGTATCGCACACCGAGTACGAGTTCGGCAGCATCTTGAAGTTCGTCGAGGAAACGTTTGGGCTGCCCAAGCTGGGTCCGCAAAGCGGAGGCTATACCGATCGGCGAGCTAACAGCATCGCCGACAGTTTCGACTTTTCGATGCGGCCGCGTGCGTTCAAGAAGATTCCGGCGCCGTATCCGCCGTCGTTCTTCATTACCCGCAAACCGTCGCTGCGGGCCCCCGACGACGAATAA
- a CDS encoding GGDEF domain-containing protein, with protein sequence MANSGSRAPWLVALLVAVLVLPIVSITVYFTVGIERQIAKAQEEREGLGQLERLQTFFADASTWAQAVRCPGVPAAMVSAANARTEQDLSFIEDPGPRRAWRALRATGPTDPALDHLFSSLYDSTMSLSDQTGLTFDPAIAGIDLSDSLAYRIPNALDGLQRARRMLCTARGPMMTIAERVALVKSQTRAEQAMADNTQDVSDALARDSTLRDVAGLSSSLRRAQADAAIASDRLDRLVTETSPRERTATVRALDSLVASLYALWHEETPVFRTMIALRIDEYGRQRLIALVPGLIGVVAAVLVAFLTMRLIYEHAAKQVAEHTAAEHEHTAMHDHLTGLLNRRAFMGVLQRASESGSGGVVCLFDLDDFKGINDTYGHLAGDDLLVNVARIIEASVRSTDAVARLGGDEFAVFLHSPIDRPGTERVLSAIANEAASPTIVRGETIRSSISAGAAMVDCGFNIEEVLAAADRALYDAKANARGAFRFGEMGTSA encoded by the coding sequence ATGGCCAACTCGGGCTCACGCGCGCCGTGGCTCGTCGCGTTGCTGGTCGCGGTGCTGGTTCTCCCGATCGTTTCAATAACGGTCTACTTCACCGTCGGCATCGAACGGCAAATCGCTAAAGCGCAAGAGGAGCGCGAAGGGCTCGGACAGCTCGAGCGTCTCCAAACGTTCTTCGCCGATGCCTCGACGTGGGCCCAAGCCGTGCGGTGTCCGGGCGTCCCGGCAGCGATGGTGTCCGCCGCAAACGCGCGCACCGAACAGGATCTCTCTTTTATAGAAGACCCAGGTCCGCGGCGCGCATGGCGCGCGTTGCGCGCGACCGGACCGACGGATCCCGCGCTCGATCATCTGTTTTCGTCGCTGTACGACTCGACGATGTCGCTGTCGGATCAGACCGGACTGACCTTCGATCCCGCGATTGCAGGCATCGATTTGAGCGACTCGCTCGCCTATCGCATTCCCAACGCGCTCGACGGCTTGCAGCGCGCGCGACGGATGTTATGTACGGCCCGAGGTCCGATGATGACCATCGCCGAGCGCGTCGCGCTGGTCAAAAGTCAGACGCGCGCCGAGCAGGCCATGGCCGACAACACGCAAGACGTTTCCGATGCGCTCGCCCGCGACAGCACCCTGCGCGACGTCGCGGGTTTGTCGTCGTCGCTTCGCCGCGCGCAGGCGGACGCTGCAATCGCGAGCGACCGTCTCGATCGGCTCGTCACCGAAACGTCGCCCCGCGAACGCACCGCGACGGTACGCGCGCTCGATTCACTGGTGGCATCGCTCTACGCGCTCTGGCACGAAGAGACGCCCGTTTTCCGAACGATGATCGCGCTGCGGATCGACGAATACGGGCGTCAGCGCTTGATCGCGCTCGTACCGGGACTTATCGGCGTCGTCGCTGCGGTCCTCGTCGCGTTTCTCACCATGCGACTCATCTACGAGCATGCGGCAAAGCAAGTCGCCGAGCATACCGCCGCCGAACACGAACATACCGCAATGCACGATCACTTGACCGGCTTGCTGAACCGTCGCGCGTTCATGGGCGTGCTGCAACGAGCGTCTGAATCCGGCAGCGGCGGCGTGGTCTGTCTTTTCGATCTCGACGATTTCAAAGGCATCAACGATACGTACGGGCACCTTGCCGGCGACGATCTCCTGGTGAACGTCGCGCGGATCATCGAAGCGTCGGTGCGCAGTACCGACGCGGTCGCACGGCTGGGCGGCGACGAGTTTGCCGTCTTCCTCCACTCGCCGATCGACCGGCCCGGTACCGAACGCGTCCTTTCCGCGATCGCCAATGAGGCGGCGTCGCCGACGATCGTTCGCGGCGAGACGATCCGCAGTTCGATCAGCGCCGGCGCGGCGATGGTCGACTGCGGTTTCAACATCGAAGAGGTGTTGGCCGCGGCCGATCGAGCGCTCTACGACGCCAAAGCCAACGCGCGCGGCGCGTTTCGGTTTGGGGAGATGGGTACAAGCGCATAG